Proteins co-encoded in one Octopus bimaculoides isolate UCB-OBI-ISO-001 chromosome 7, ASM119413v2, whole genome shotgun sequence genomic window:
- the LOC106869333 gene encoding uncharacterized protein LOC106869333, with protein MLETGNNYTLLRVNGVRNHISARVNGGSNHSSQFNGDLHWLCQRAILAPKSVVVSAINNNLLLHLPGDVTVYKSVDIIPNQDEVVDYPTEFLNSFEPSGVSPHILTLKIGSPVMLIRNLNPPTLGIVITKLLPNVIEASIMTVCGKSQDVLILRIPLMPSAADLPFTFRRLHFPIRLSYSVH; from the coding sequence ATGTTAGAAACTGGCAACAATTACACCCTCTTGCGGGTAAACGGAGTGAGGAACCATATTTCAGCGCGGGTAAACGGTGGGAGTAACCATAGCTCTCAGTTCAACGGAGATCTACATTGGCTTTGCCAAAGAGCCATTTTGGCTCCTAAAAGCGTTGTGGTCAGTGCAATCAACAACAACCTCTTACTGCATTTGCCTGGGGACGTGACAGTCTATAAGTCAGTAGACATCATTCCCAATCAGGATGAGGTAGTTGATTATCCCACTGAATTTTTGAATTCCTTTGAGCCTTCAGGTGTATCTCCACATATTCTTACTCTTAAAATAGGTAGCCCTGTTATGCTGATAAGGAATTTAAATCCACCGACGTTGGGCATTGTTATCACAAAATTACTTCCCAATGTCATTGAAGCATCGATTATGACCGTCTGTGGTAAAAGTCAAGACGTCTTGATACTGCGAATTCCCCTTATGCCGTCGGCTGCTGACTTACCGTTCACATTCCGCAGACTGCATTTTCCGATTAGACTCAGTTACTCAGTCCATTAA